The following coding sequences are from one Streptomyces angustmyceticus window:
- a CDS encoding basic amino acid ABC transporter substrate-binding protein: MSARSALPVIAVAAAVAVLSGCSSTTSGGKKGSGGLELVSSGTLKTCTHLPYAPFQVKKDGKVVGFDVDLVDLVAKDLGVKQEIVNTPFEGIETGQDFTIRTCDLAAAGMTITPERDKVMDFSDPYFNATQALLTKKGKPFKKVEDLKGKKLGYQKATTGGIYAKKHGKGVELVEFEDLGLLLTAVKSGQVDAGINDNGVLFDYVKQNPDTAVTAEFNTGEHYGIGVRTGNDALRKKINAAIKKAKSDGTYDRIYKKWFGTTPQS, translated from the coding sequence GTGTCCGCTCGCTCCGCGTTGCCTGTCATAGCCGTTGCCGCGGCCGTCGCCGTCCTGTCGGGGTGCAGCAGCACCACGTCCGGCGGGAAGAAGGGTTCCGGCGGCCTGGAACTGGTCTCCTCCGGGACCCTGAAGACCTGCACCCACCTTCCCTACGCCCCGTTCCAGGTGAAGAAGGACGGCAAGGTCGTGGGGTTCGATGTGGATCTGGTGGATCTGGTCGCCAAGGATCTCGGGGTGAAGCAGGAGATCGTCAACACGCCCTTCGAAGGCATCGAGACCGGCCAGGACTTCACCATCCGCACATGCGATCTGGCCGCCGCCGGCATGACGATCACGCCCGAGCGGGACAAGGTCATGGATTTCTCCGACCCGTATTTCAACGCCACCCAGGCGCTGCTGACGAAGAAGGGCAAGCCCTTCAAGAAGGTCGAGGACCTCAAGGGCAAGAAGCTCGGCTACCAGAAGGCCACCACCGGCGGGATCTACGCCAAGAAGCACGGCAAGGGCGTCGAGCTGGTGGAGTTCGAGGACCTGGGGCTGCTGCTGACCGCCGTGAAGTCCGGGCAGGTCGACGCCGGCATCAACGACAACGGTGTGCTCTTCGACTATGTGAAGCAGAACCCGGACACCGCGGTCACCGCGGAGTTCAACACCGGTGAGCACTACGGCATCGGCGTGCGGACCGGGAACGACGCGCTGCGGAAGAAGATCAACGCGGCAATCAAGAAGGCGAAATCGGACGGGACGTACGACCGGATCTACAAGAAGTGGTTCGGCACCACCCCGCAGAGCTGA
- a CDS encoding glycoside hydrolase family 2 TIM barrel-domain containing protein produces the protein MSYAPAPRTVDGAGGTPHRPGRLPYYEDRSPGSGVLPPRAWYARSDAARLSLHGRWRFRLSAGAATEDDAFARPDFDDAQWQELRVPGHWVLQGRFAAEGSYGGGGAQPHGAPAYTNTAYPFPVDPPRVPDENPTGDHRQVFNLPEEWGAGPAVLHFAGVESCARVWLNGQELGHFKGSRLPHEFAVGPLLRPRGNVLAVRVHQWSSGSYLEDQDQWWLPGIFREVSLHQRPEGSVADHFVHAGFDHRTGLGTLRVECAPAGRVTVPSLGLDLATGESATVPVRCWTAETSHLYDGELATAGERIPLRIGFRTVRVEDGLLKVNGRRILLRGVNRHEFHPRYGRALDPETMRRDLLLMKRHNINAVRTSHYPPHPAFLGLCDELGLWVVEECDLETHGFGGQGWRDNPVDDPRWEPALLDRARRMVERDKNHPSVVLWSLGNECGTGSGLSAMAAWMRERDPSRPLHYEGDPSCADTDVYSRMYADHAEVERIGRRAEAPLPDPELDARRRRLPFLLCEYAHAMGNGPGGLAEYQRLFERYERCQGGFVWEWIDHGLRQRTPSGEVFHAYGGDFGEELHDGNFVCDGLVLPDRVPSPGLVELKKVVEPVRIEAAGGAAGAVRITNLHDFADLGHLDFLWTYEVDGDPRGSGWLEVPPPAPGESVVERLTAPPPEPDDGQEAFWTVRAVLRRDTTWAPAGHEVAWGQLPAAPRPAAAPPAATAVPRRGEGNVIVLGPGTFDAGTGTLAYLDGVRIGGPRVDVWRAPTDNDEAAPWQPGPRPATEWRRAGLHRMRHRVDAVEAGRDAVLVRTRVAPAGSPLALRAVYRWTAHEGLLRLELSVDPEGEWPVPLPRLGVRMGVCGSLGRAEWFGGGPGEGYPDTRSAARVGRWSLPVDALQTPYVRPQENGARPGVRWAELTRSDGSGLRIEGDPDFYLTARRWSTEELAAARHTTDLRPGEHLWLHLDHAQHGIGSQSCGPGVLPQHRLEAAPARFSFVFASLR, from the coding sequence ATGTCGTACGCACCTGCACCACGGACCGTCGACGGGGCGGGCGGCACTCCGCACCGCCCCGGCCGCCTCCCGTACTACGAGGACCGCTCGCCGGGAAGCGGGGTCCTGCCGCCGCGTGCCTGGTACGCGCGCTCGGACGCCGCCCGCCTCTCGCTGCACGGCCGCTGGCGGTTCCGGCTCTCGGCGGGCGCCGCCACCGAGGACGACGCGTTCGCCCGCCCGGACTTCGACGATGCGCAGTGGCAGGAGCTGCGGGTGCCGGGCCACTGGGTGCTCCAGGGGCGCTTCGCCGCCGAGGGCTCCTACGGGGGCGGCGGCGCGCAGCCGCACGGAGCACCGGCGTACACCAACACCGCCTACCCCTTCCCGGTCGATCCGCCGCGGGTGCCGGACGAGAACCCGACGGGCGATCACCGCCAGGTCTTCAACCTGCCCGAGGAGTGGGGCGCGGGGCCCGCGGTGCTGCACTTCGCCGGGGTGGAGTCCTGTGCCCGGGTCTGGCTCAACGGGCAGGAGCTGGGCCATTTCAAGGGCAGCAGGCTGCCGCACGAGTTCGCGGTCGGGCCGCTGCTGCGGCCGCGCGGCAATGTGCTGGCGGTCCGGGTCCACCAGTGGTCGTCGGGCAGCTATCTGGAGGACCAGGACCAGTGGTGGCTGCCCGGCATCTTCCGGGAGGTCTCGCTCCACCAGCGTCCCGAGGGATCGGTCGCCGACCATTTCGTCCACGCCGGGTTCGATCACCGCACGGGCCTGGGCACCCTGCGCGTGGAGTGCGCGCCCGCGGGCCGGGTCACGGTGCCGTCGCTCGGCCTCGACCTGGCGACCGGGGAGAGCGCGACGGTGCCGGTGCGCTGCTGGACGGCCGAGACGTCGCACCTCTACGACGGGGAACTGGCCACCGCCGGCGAGCGGATCCCGCTGCGGATCGGGTTCCGTACGGTCCGCGTCGAGGACGGACTGCTGAAGGTCAACGGCCGCCGGATCCTGCTGCGCGGCGTCAACCGCCATGAGTTCCATCCGCGCTACGGACGGGCCCTGGATCCCGAGACGATGCGCCGCGACCTGCTGCTGATGAAGCGGCACAACATCAACGCGGTGCGCACCAGCCACTATCCGCCGCACCCCGCCTTCCTCGGCCTCTGCGACGAGCTGGGCCTGTGGGTCGTCGAGGAGTGCGATCTGGAGACGCACGGGTTCGGCGGGCAGGGCTGGCGGGACAATCCGGTGGACGACCCGCGCTGGGAGCCGGCGCTGCTCGACCGGGCCCGGCGGATGGTCGAGCGGGACAAGAACCACCCCAGCGTCGTGCTGTGGTCGCTGGGCAACGAGTGCGGTACGGGCAGCGGGCTGTCCGCCATGGCCGCCTGGATGCGCGAGCGCGACCCGTCCCGGCCGCTGCACTACGAGGGCGACCCCAGCTGCGCCGACACCGATGTCTACTCCCGGATGTACGCCGACCACGCCGAGGTGGAGCGCATCGGGCGGCGTGCCGAGGCGCCGCTGCCCGATCCGGAGCTGGACGCCCGGCGCCGCCGCCTCCCGTTCCTGCTGTGCGAGTACGCGCATGCGATGGGGAACGGGCCGGGCGGCCTCGCCGAGTACCAGCGGCTGTTCGAGCGCTACGAGCGCTGCCAGGGCGGCTTCGTGTGGGAGTGGATCGACCACGGGCTGCGGCAGCGGACGCCGTCCGGCGAGGTCTTCCACGCCTACGGCGGGGACTTCGGCGAGGAGCTGCACGACGGGAACTTCGTCTGCGACGGGCTGGTCCTTCCCGACCGGGTGCCCTCCCCGGGGCTGGTGGAGCTGAAGAAGGTCGTCGAACCGGTGCGGATCGAGGCCGCGGGCGGCGCGGCGGGCGCGGTGCGGATCACCAACCTCCACGACTTCGCCGATCTGGGGCACCTCGACTTCCTGTGGACCTACGAGGTGGACGGTGACCCGCGCGGGTCCGGATGGCTGGAGGTGCCGCCGCCGGCGCCCGGCGAGTCGGTGGTGGAGCGGCTGACGGCGCCGCCGCCCGAACCGGACGACGGCCAGGAGGCGTTCTGGACGGTGCGGGCCGTGCTGCGCCGGGACACCACCTGGGCACCGGCCGGGCACGAGGTCGCCTGGGGCCAGCTGCCGGCGGCCCCCCGCCCGGCCGCCGCTCCCCCGGCGGCCACCGCCGTACCCCGCCGCGGCGAGGGCAATGTGATCGTCCTGGGCCCGGGGACCTTCGACGCGGGCACGGGGACGCTGGCCTATCTGGACGGCGTGCGGATCGGCGGCCCCCGGGTGGACGTCTGGCGGGCGCCGACCGACAACGACGAGGCCGCGCCGTGGCAGCCGGGGCCGCGGCCGGCCACCGAGTGGCGGCGGGCCGGCCTGCACCGGATGCGGCACCGGGTCGATGCCGTCGAGGCCGGCCGGGACGCCGTGCTGGTGCGGACCCGGGTCGCCCCGGCCGGCTCGCCGCTGGCGCTGCGCGCGGTGTACCGCTGGACGGCTCACGAGGGGCTGCTGCGGCTGGAGTTGAGCGTCGATCCCGAGGGCGAGTGGCCGGTGCCGCTGCCGCGGCTCGGGGTGCGGATGGGGGTGTGCGGCAGCCTGGGCCGGGCCGAGTGGTTCGGCGGCGGGCCGGGCGAGGGCTATCCGGACACCCGGTCGGCCGCGCGGGTCGGCCGCTGGTCGCTGCCGGTGGACGCGCTGCAGACGCCGTATGTGCGGCCGCAGGAGAACGGTGCCAGGCCCGGTGTGCGCTGGGCGGAGCTGACCCGCTCGGACGGCTCCGGTTTGCGGATCGAGGGCGATCCGGACTTCTACCTCACCGCCCGCCGGTGGTCGACCGAGGAACTGGCCGCGGCCCGCCACACCACGGATCTGCGGCCCGGCGAACACCTGTGGCTCCATCTCGACCACGCGCAGCACGGCATCGGCAGCCAGTCGTGCGGTCCTGGGGTGCTGCCGCAGCACCGGCTGGAGGCGGCCCCGGCCCGGTTCTCGTTCGTGTTCGCGTCGCTGCGCTGA
- the mmuM gene encoding homocysteine S-methyltransferase translates to MVSTSPPLADALAAGPVVLDGGLSNQLEADGHDLGDALWSARLLAEEPEAVVRAHLAYYEAGAQVAITSSYQATFEGFARRGIGEERAAELLGRSVELAREAARRASAGGVAGPLYVAASAGPYGAMLADGSEYRGRYGLSVDELERFHRPRLEVLAAARPDVLALETVPDAEEARALLRAVRGLGVPAYLSYSVAGDRTRAGQPLTEAFAVAAGADEVIAVGVNCCAPDDADRAVRLAARVTGKPVVVYPNSGESWDAGARAWCGEAAFRADRVAAWAADGARLIGGCCRVGPDAIASLAAGLGR, encoded by the coding sequence ATGGTCAGCACGTCCCCGCCGCTCGCCGACGCCCTCGCCGCGGGACCGGTCGTCCTCGACGGCGGGCTGTCCAACCAGCTGGAGGCCGACGGGCACGACCTCGGGGACGCGCTGTGGTCGGCGCGGCTGCTGGCCGAGGAGCCGGAAGCGGTGGTGCGGGCGCACCTGGCGTACTACGAGGCCGGGGCGCAGGTCGCGATCACCTCCAGCTACCAGGCGACGTTCGAGGGGTTCGCGCGGCGCGGCATCGGCGAGGAGCGGGCCGCGGAGCTGCTCGGCCGGAGCGTGGAGCTGGCCCGCGAGGCGGCCCGGCGGGCGTCGGCCGGCGGGGTGGCCGGGCCGCTGTACGTGGCCGCTTCGGCGGGCCCGTACGGCGCGATGCTGGCGGACGGCTCCGAGTACCGCGGCCGCTACGGCCTGTCGGTGGACGAGTTGGAGCGCTTCCACCGGCCGCGTCTGGAGGTCCTGGCGGCGGCGCGGCCCGATGTGCTGGCGCTGGAGACGGTGCCGGACGCCGAGGAGGCCCGCGCGCTGCTGCGGGCGGTGCGGGGACTGGGGGTGCCGGCCTATCTGTCGTACAGCGTCGCCGGGGACCGCACCCGGGCCGGGCAGCCGCTGACGGAGGCGTTCGCGGTCGCGGCCGGCGCCGACGAGGTGATCGCGGTCGGGGTGAACTGCTGCGCGCCGGACGACGCGGACCGGGCGGTGCGCCTGGCGGCGCGGGTCACCGGCAAGCCGGTGGTGGTCTACCCCAACAGCGGGGAGAGCTGGGACGCCGGGGCGCGGGCCTGGTGCGGCGAGGCGGCGTTCCGGGCGGACCGGGTCGCCGCCTGGGCCGCGGACGGGGCCCGGCTCATCGGCGGCTGCTGCCGGGTGGGCCCGGACGCCATCGCCTCGCTGGCGGCGGGGCTCGGCCGCTGA
- a CDS encoding amino acid ABC transporter permease, with translation MSLSKRQRARVIRGVQYGVLVLAVVVFALVADWHQLRMAFFDVEVAKALFPDIITTALVNTVLYTLLGFGFGLALGLVLALMRLSSVPPYRWIAVTYIEFFRGIPCLLVFIALGFGVPLAFEVALDMNVTVMLSLGLVGAAYMAETIRAGIQAVPKGQTEAARSLGMSHGRAMVSIVIPQAFRIVLPPLTNELILLTKDSSLVYLLGLSLTQFELANFGRDALNEHKSLTPILIAGLLYLVITLPLGQLVRRLEARTAKAR, from the coding sequence ATGTCCTTGTCCAAACGACAGCGTGCCCGGGTGATCCGCGGTGTGCAGTACGGCGTGCTGGTCCTCGCCGTGGTGGTCTTCGCGCTGGTCGCCGACTGGCACCAGTTGCGGATGGCGTTCTTCGACGTCGAGGTCGCCAAGGCACTGTTCCCCGACATCATCACCACCGCGCTGGTCAACACCGTCCTCTACACCCTGCTCGGCTTCGGTTTCGGGCTGGCGCTCGGTCTGGTGCTCGCGCTGATGCGGCTCTCGTCGGTGCCGCCCTACCGCTGGATCGCGGTCACCTACATCGAGTTCTTCCGCGGCATCCCCTGTCTGCTGGTGTTCATCGCGCTCGGCTTCGGTGTGCCGCTGGCCTTCGAGGTCGCGCTCGACATGAACGTCACGGTCATGCTGTCGCTCGGGCTGGTGGGCGCGGCCTATATGGCGGAGACGATCCGGGCCGGTATCCAGGCGGTTCCCAAGGGGCAGACGGAGGCGGCACGTTCGCTGGGGATGTCGCACGGGCGGGCGATGGTCTCGATCGTCATCCCGCAGGCGTTCCGCATCGTGCTGCCGCCGCTGACCAACGAACTGATCCTGCTGACCAAGGATTCCTCGCTGGTGTATCTGCTGGGGCTCTCCCTCACCCAGTTCGAGCTGGCCAACTTCGGCCGGGACGCCCTCAACGAACACAAGAGCCTGACCCCGATCCTGATCGCCGGGCTGCTCTACCTCGTGATCACCCTCCCGCTCGGCCAGCTGGTCCGTCGGCTGGAGGCCCGTACGGCGAAGGCCAGGTGA
- the xylA gene encoding xylose isomerase has translation MSHQPVPEDKFSFGLWTVGWQGRDPFGDATRRALDPVESVRRLADLGAWGVTFHDDDLIPFGAGDNEREAAVTRFRQALDATGLVVPMATTNLFTHPVFKDGAFTANDRDVRRFALRKTLRNIDLAAELGARTYVAWGGREGAESGAAKDVRAALDRLKEAFDLLGQYVVEQGYDLRFAIEPKPNEPRGDILLPTVGHALAFLERLERPELFGVNPEVGHEQMAGLNFPHGVAQALWAGKLFHIDLNGQSGIKYDQDLRFGAGDLRSAFWLVDLLETAGYDGPRHFDFKPPRTEDPDGVWTSAAGCMRNYLLLKERAAAFRADPAVQDALHAARLDQLGRPTAEDGLAGLLADRTAYETFDADAAAARGMAFEHLDQLALEHLMGAV, from the coding sequence ATGAGTCACCAGCCCGTGCCCGAGGACAAATTCAGCTTCGGCCTGTGGACCGTCGGCTGGCAGGGCCGTGACCCGTTCGGGGACGCCACCCGCCGCGCCCTGGACCCCGTCGAATCCGTCCGGCGCCTGGCCGACCTCGGCGCCTGGGGCGTCACCTTCCACGACGACGACCTGATCCCGTTCGGCGCCGGGGACAACGAGCGCGAGGCCGCCGTCACACGCTTCCGGCAGGCGCTGGACGCCACCGGCCTGGTCGTGCCGATGGCCACCACCAACCTCTTCACCCACCCCGTCTTCAAGGACGGCGCCTTCACCGCCAACGACCGCGACGTCCGCCGCTTCGCCCTGCGCAAGACCCTGCGCAACATCGACCTCGCCGCCGAGCTGGGCGCCCGCACCTATGTCGCGTGGGGCGGCCGGGAGGGCGCGGAGTCCGGCGCGGCCAAGGACGTCCGGGCGGCGCTGGACCGGCTGAAGGAGGCGTTCGACCTCCTCGGCCAGTACGTCGTCGAGCAGGGCTACGACCTGCGGTTCGCCATCGAGCCCAAGCCCAACGAGCCGCGCGGCGACATCCTGCTGCCCACCGTCGGCCACGCCCTCGCCTTCCTCGAAAGGCTGGAGCGCCCGGAACTGTTCGGCGTCAACCCCGAGGTGGGCCATGAGCAGATGGCCGGGCTGAACTTCCCGCACGGCGTCGCCCAGGCGCTGTGGGCGGGCAAGCTCTTCCACATCGACCTCAACGGCCAGAGCGGGATCAAGTACGACCAGGACCTCCGCTTCGGCGCGGGCGACCTGCGGTCCGCGTTCTGGCTGGTCGACCTGCTGGAGACGGCCGGGTACGACGGGCCCCGGCACTTCGACTTCAAGCCGCCGCGCACCGAGGACCCGGACGGCGTGTGGACCTCGGCGGCCGGCTGTATGCGCAACTACCTGCTCCTCAAGGAGCGCGCCGCGGCCTTCCGGGCCGACCCGGCCGTCCAGGACGCGCTGCACGCCGCACGCCTGGACCAGCTGGGCCGACCCACCGCCGAGGACGGCCTGGCCGGGCTGCTCGCCGACCGCACCGCCTACGAGACCTTCGACGCCGACGCGGCGGCCGCCCGCGGGATGGCCTTCGAGCATCTGGACCAGCTGGCCCTGGAGCACCTGATGGGGGCCGTCTGA
- a CDS encoding amino acid ABC transporter ATP-binding protein encodes MSGVTTDQAAPGTTDAKAIDVQGLRKAFGELEVLRGIDFSVARGEVVCVIGPSGSGKSTLLRCVNLLEEPSAGRVTVAGTEVTDPDVDIDRVRRRIGMVFQAFNLFPHLTALENLTIAQRRVLRRDRDEAERIARANLERVGLSDKASAYPAQLSGGQQQRVAIARALSMDPELMLFDEPTSALDPELVGDVLAVMRALAQEGMTMLVVTHEMSFAREVADRVVFMDGGVIVEEGTPEQVVGAPRHERTRTFLARVLDPAAAEVGEVTDTGAAGKRADR; translated from the coding sequence GTGAGCGGCGTGACGACCGACCAGGCGGCACCGGGGACGACGGACGCGAAGGCCATCGACGTCCAGGGCCTGCGCAAGGCGTTCGGCGAACTGGAGGTGCTGCGCGGCATCGACTTCTCGGTGGCCCGCGGCGAGGTGGTGTGTGTCATCGGGCCCTCGGGGTCGGGGAAGTCGACCCTGCTGCGCTGTGTGAATCTGCTGGAGGAGCCGAGCGCGGGCCGGGTCACGGTGGCCGGCACCGAGGTGACCGACCCGGACGTGGACATCGACCGGGTCCGGCGGCGGATCGGGATGGTCTTCCAGGCGTTCAACCTCTTTCCGCATCTGACCGCGCTGGAGAACCTGACGATCGCCCAGCGGCGGGTGCTGCGCCGTGACCGGGACGAGGCGGAGCGGATCGCCCGCGCCAACCTCGAACGGGTCGGGCTGAGCGACAAGGCGTCGGCCTATCCGGCGCAGTTGTCGGGCGGGCAGCAGCAGCGGGTGGCCATCGCCCGTGCGCTGTCCATGGACCCGGAGCTGATGCTCTTCGACGAGCCGACCTCGGCGCTGGACCCGGAGCTGGTCGGCGATGTGCTGGCGGTGATGCGGGCGCTGGCGCAGGAGGGGATGACGATGCTCGTGGTCACCCACGAGATGAGCTTCGCGCGCGAGGTCGCCGACCGGGTGGTGTTCATGGACGGCGGGGTGATCGTCGAGGAGGGCACTCCGGAGCAGGTGGTGGGCGCCCCGCGGCACGAGCGGACCCGGACGTTCCTGGCGCGGGTGCTGGATCCGGCGGCCGCCGAGGTCGGGGAGGTCACGGACACCGGAGCGGCGGGGAAGCGCGCCGATCGCTGA
- a CDS encoding acetylxylan esterase — MFTDLSLDELRAYRPPRPEPPGFDAFWQRTLDETRAHDLDARFTEIDAGLALLRTQDVTFAGFGGHRIHGWFLAPRAADGPLPCVVQYLGYGGGRGMVHDWLLWPSAGYATLVMDTRGQSGPNRPGDTPDPVGSGNPGVPGKMTQGLLDPDDYYYRRLFTDAVRAVEAARGQAAVDAGRIVVAGGSQGGAAALAVAGLVPGLAGALIDVPFLAHVRRAVEITDSGPYGELTRYFAGERGRIDTALHTLDHFDGLNFAARATAPALFGTALRDDVVPPSTGFAVHHHYAGEKELKVWRFNAHEGGGGEQRAAEIAFLRTLFG, encoded by the coding sequence GTGTTCACCGACCTGTCCCTGGACGAGCTGCGCGCCTACCGCCCGCCCCGCCCCGAGCCGCCCGGCTTCGACGCCTTCTGGCAGCGCACCCTCGACGAGACCCGCGCCCACGACCTCGACGCGCGCTTCACCGAGATCGACGCGGGCCTGGCGCTGCTGCGCACCCAGGACGTGACGTTCGCCGGCTTCGGCGGGCACCGGATCCACGGCTGGTTCCTCGCCCCGCGCGCGGCCGACGGGCCGCTGCCGTGTGTCGTGCAGTACCTCGGCTACGGCGGCGGCCGGGGGATGGTGCACGACTGGCTGCTGTGGCCGTCCGCGGGGTACGCCACGCTCGTCATGGACACCCGAGGGCAGAGCGGCCCCAACCGGCCCGGTGACACCCCCGATCCGGTCGGCTCCGGCAATCCGGGGGTGCCCGGCAAGATGACGCAGGGGCTGCTCGACCCCGACGACTACTACTACCGGCGGCTGTTCACCGACGCGGTGCGGGCAGTGGAGGCGGCGCGGGGGCAGGCCGCGGTGGACGCCGGCCGGATCGTGGTCGCCGGCGGCAGCCAGGGAGGCGCCGCCGCCCTCGCGGTAGCGGGGCTGGTCCCCGGTCTGGCGGGCGCGCTGATCGACGTCCCGTTCCTGGCCCATGTGCGCCGCGCCGTCGAGATCACGGACAGCGGGCCGTACGGCGAACTCACCCGCTACTTCGCGGGTGAGCGCGGCCGGATCGACACCGCGCTGCACACCCTGGACCACTTCGACGGCCTGAACTTCGCGGCCCGCGCCACCGCCCCGGCGCTCTTCGGCACGGCGCTGCGCGACGACGTGGTGCCGCCGTCCACCGGCTTCGCCGTCCACCACCACTACGCGGGCGAGAAGGAGCTGAAGGTGTGGCGGTTCAACGCCCACGAGGGAGGCGGCGGCGAGCAGCGGGCGGCCGAAATAGCCTTCCTGCGCACGCTGTTCGGCTGA
- the xylB gene encoding xylulokinase, with translation MGAQSAGPLVVGVDSSTQSTKALVVDAATGAVVARGQAPHTVSGGDGKESDPAQWWRALGEALERCGDAARQVSAVSVGGQQHGLVALDAAGAPVRPALLWNDVRPAPQSERLIAELGGARAWAERVGSVPGPAFTVAKWAWLREHEPAAAAATAAVRLPHDYLTQRLTGESVTDRGDASGTGWWASSTGSYDQEILEHVGLSPEALPRVALPGEAAGTVHAGDLPLPHGALVAAGTGDNMAAALGLGLRPGQPVLSLGTSGTVYAVSTHRPADPTGTVAGFADARGDWLPLACTLNCTLAVDRVASLLGRDREAVEAGGEVVMLPYLDGERTPNLPGASGLVHGLRHHTTGGQLLQAAYDGAVFTLLQALDRVLDADAAPDAPLLLIGGGAKGRAWRETVRRLSGRPVVVPKAQELVAFGAAAQAAGLLLEEDPAAVARRWGTARGAEYEALPRDGAAWDRLAATLADGAALLRR, from the coding sequence ATGGGCGCACAGTCAGCCGGACCGCTGGTCGTCGGGGTGGACAGCTCGACCCAGTCCACCAAGGCCCTGGTCGTGGACGCGGCGACCGGCGCGGTCGTCGCCCGCGGCCAGGCACCGCACACGGTCTCCGGCGGCGACGGCAAGGAGAGCGACCCCGCGCAGTGGTGGCGGGCCCTTGGCGAGGCGCTGGAGCGGTGCGGCGACGCGGCGCGGCAGGTCTCGGCGGTGTCCGTCGGCGGCCAGCAGCACGGGCTGGTCGCCCTGGACGCGGCCGGCGCGCCGGTGCGTCCCGCCCTGCTGTGGAACGACGTCCGGCCGGCGCCCCAGAGCGAGCGGCTGATCGCGGAGCTGGGGGGCGCGCGGGCGTGGGCCGAGCGGGTGGGGAGCGTGCCGGGTCCCGCCTTCACGGTGGCCAAGTGGGCCTGGCTGCGGGAGCACGAGCCGGCCGCGGCCGCCGCCACCGCCGCGGTACGGCTGCCGCACGACTACCTCACCCAGCGTCTGACCGGCGAGTCCGTCACCGACCGCGGCGACGCGTCCGGCACGGGCTGGTGGGCGTCGTCCACCGGGTCCTACGACCAGGAGATCCTGGAGCACGTCGGGCTGTCCCCCGAGGCGCTGCCACGGGTGGCGCTCCCGGGCGAGGCCGCCGGGACCGTGCACGCCGGTGATCTGCCGCTGCCGCACGGCGCGTTGGTGGCCGCCGGGACGGGCGACAACATGGCGGCCGCGCTCGGGCTGGGGCTGCGCCCCGGACAGCCGGTGCTGAGCCTGGGCACCTCGGGGACCGTCTATGCGGTCTCCACCCACCGCCCGGCCGATCCGACCGGCACCGTCGCGGGCTTCGCCGATGCCCGCGGTGACTGGCTCCCACTGGCCTGCACCCTCAACTGCACCCTCGCCGTGGACCGGGTGGCGTCGCTGCTGGGGCGCGACCGGGAGGCCGTGGAGGCGGGCGGCGAGGTGGTGATGCTGCCGTACCTCGACGGCGAGCGCACCCCGAACCTGCCGGGCGCCTCGGGCCTGGTGCACGGCCTGCGGCACCACACCACCGGCGGTCAGCTGCTCCAGGCCGCCTACGACGGCGCGGTGTTCACGCTGCTGCAGGCCCTGGACCGGGTGCTGGACGCGGACGCCGCGCCCGATGCGCCGCTGCTGCTGATCGGCGGCGGGGCGAAGGGCCGGGCCTGGCGGGAGACCGTCCGCCGGCTGTCGGGCCGCCCGGTGGTGGTGCCCAAGGCGCAGGAGCTGGTGGCGTTCGGCGCGGCGGCGCAGGCGGCCGGGCTGCTGCTGGAGGAGGACCCGGCGGCGGTGGCCCGTCGCTGGGGGACGGCGCGCGGCGCGGAGTACGAGGCGCTGCCGCGGGACGGCGCCGCCTGGGACCGGCTGGCCGCCACCCTCGCCGACGGCGCGGCGCTGCTGCGGCGGTGA